The Bos taurus isolate L1 Dominette 01449 registration number 42190680 breed Hereford chromosome 18, ARS-UCD2.0, whole genome shotgun sequence genome has a window encoding:
- the RBM42 gene encoding RNA-binding protein 42 isoform X2 has protein sequence MAGAGPAPGLPGAGGPVVPGPGAGIPGKSGEERLKEMEAEMALFEQEVLGAPVTGIPTAVPAVPTVPTVEAMQVPAAPVIRPIIATNTYQQVQQTLEARAAAAATVVPPMVGGPPFVGPVGFGPGDRSHLDSPEAREAMFLRRAAVAPQSATILRPAFVPHVLQRAAAGPRPMALRPPHQALVGPPLPGPPGPPMMLPPMARAPGPPLGSMAALRPPLEEPATPRELGLGLGLGLKEKEEAVVAAAAGLEEASAAVAVGAGGAPAGPAVIGPSLPLALAMPLPEPEPLPLPLEVVRGLLPPLRIPELLSLRPRPRPPRPEPPPGLMALEVPEPLSEDKKKGKPEKLKRCIRTAAGSSWEDPSLLEWDADDFRIFCGDLGNEVNDDILARAFSRFPSFLKAKVIRDKRTGKTKGYGFVSFKDPSDYVRAMREMNGKYVGSRPIKLRKSMWKDRNLDVVRKKQKEKKKLGLR, from the exons ATGGCCGGAGCGGGGCCAGCCCCGGGCCTGCCGGGTGCAGGAGGACCCGTGGTTCCGGGTCCTGGTGCCGGCATCCCTGGAAAGAGCGGCGAGGAACGCTTGAAGGAGATGGAGGCGGAGATGGCCCT GTTTGAGCAGGAAGTTCTGGGGGCTCCCGTAACAGGAATCCCAACTGCCGTGCCTGCGGTGCCCACAGTCCCCACGGTTGAAGCGATGCAAGTCCCAGCAGCTCCTGTGATCCGCCCAATTATCGCGACCAACACATACCAGCAG GTCCAACAGACTCTGGAGGCCCGAGCAGCCGCTGCAGCCACAGTGGTTCCTCCCATGGTGGGTGGCCCGCCTTTTGTGGGTCCAG TTGGCTTTGGCCCTGGTGATCGGAGTCACCTGGACAGTCCAGAGGCTCGAGAAGCCATGTTCCTGCGGCGAGCAG CTGTGGCCCCCCAGAGTGCCACTATTCTGCGTCCAGCCTTCGTCCCTCACGTGCTGCAGAGAGCAG CAGCTGGGCCCCGCCCTATGGCCTTGCGGCCCCCTCACCAGGCCCTCGTGGGCCCCCCGCTGCCTGGGCCCCCTGGACCACCTATGATGCTGCCACCAATGGCTCGGGCCCCCGGACCGCCCTTGGGCTCCATGGCTGCGCTGAGGCCTCCTCTG GAAGAGCCAGCAACACCCCGAGAGCTGGGCCTAGGCCTGGGGTTGGGcctgaaagagaaggaagaggctgtGGTGGCAGCAGcggctgggctggaggaggctAGTGCAGCAGTGGCGGTGGGAGCCGGGGGCGCCCCAGCTGGCCCTGCAGTCATTGGGCCCAGCCTGCCACTGGCCCTGGCCATGCCTCTGCCTGAGCCTGaacccctgcccctcccactgGAAGTTGTGCGAGGCCTACTGCCCCCACTGCGCATTCCTGAGCTCCTGTCCCTGCGTCCGAGACCCCGGCCACCTCGGCCTGAACCACCCCCTGGCCTCATGGCTCTTGAG GTGCCGGAACCTCTGAGTGAGGACAAGAAGAAAGGGAAACCAGAGAAACTGAAGCGCTGCATTCGCACAGCAGCTGGGAGCAGCTGGGAGGACCCCAGCCTGCTAGAGTGGGATGCAG ATGACTTCCGGATCTTCTGTGGGGACCTGGGCAACGAGGTGAACGATGACATCTTGGCCCGAGCCTTCAGCCGCTTCCCATCCTTCCTTAAGGCTAAGGTTATTCGCGACAAGCGCACAGGCAAGACCAAGGGTTATGGCTTTGTCAGCTTTAAGGACCCCAGTGACTATGTGCGCGCCATGCGTGAGATGAACG GGAAGTATGTGGGCTCACGCCCCATCAAGCTGCGCAAGAGCATGTGGAAGGACCGGAACCTGGACGTGGTGCGcaagaagcagaaggagaagaagaaattgGGCCTGAGATAG
- the RBM42 gene encoding RNA-binding protein 42 isoform X1: MAGAGPAPGLPGAGGPVVPGPGAGIPGKSGEERLKEMEAEMALFEQEVLGAPVTGIPTAVPAVPTVPTVEAMQVPAAPVIRPIIATNTYQQVQQTLEARAAAAATVVPPMVGGPPFVGPVGFGPGDRSHLDSPEAREAMFLRRAAVAPQSATILRPAFVPHVLQRADSALTSAAAGPRPMALRPPHQALVGPPLPGPPGPPMMLPPMARAPGPPLGSMAALRPPLEEPATPRELGLGLGLGLKEKEEAVVAAAAGLEEASAAVAVGAGGAPAGPAVIGPSLPLALAMPLPEPEPLPLPLEVVRGLLPPLRIPELLSLRPRPRPPRPEPPPGLMALEVPEPLSEDKKKGKPEKLKRCIRTAAGSSWEDPSLLEWDADDFRIFCGDLGNEVNDDILARAFSRFPSFLKAKVIRDKRTGKTKGYGFVSFKDPSDYVRAMREMNGKYVGSRPIKLRKSMWKDRNLDVVRKKQKEKKKLGLR, encoded by the exons ATGGCCGGAGCGGGGCCAGCCCCGGGCCTGCCGGGTGCAGGAGGACCCGTGGTTCCGGGTCCTGGTGCCGGCATCCCTGGAAAGAGCGGCGAGGAACGCTTGAAGGAGATGGAGGCGGAGATGGCCCT GTTTGAGCAGGAAGTTCTGGGGGCTCCCGTAACAGGAATCCCAACTGCCGTGCCTGCGGTGCCCACAGTCCCCACGGTTGAAGCGATGCAAGTCCCAGCAGCTCCTGTGATCCGCCCAATTATCGCGACCAACACATACCAGCAG GTCCAACAGACTCTGGAGGCCCGAGCAGCCGCTGCAGCCACAGTGGTTCCTCCCATGGTGGGTGGCCCGCCTTTTGTGGGTCCAG TTGGCTTTGGCCCTGGTGATCGGAGTCACCTGGACAGTCCAGAGGCTCGAGAAGCCATGTTCCTGCGGCGAGCAG CTGTGGCCCCCCAGAGTGCCACTATTCTGCGTCCAGCCTTCGTCCCTCACGTGCTGCAGAGAGCAG ATTCTGCTCTTACCTCTGCAGCAGCTGGGCCCCGCCCTATGGCCTTGCGGCCCCCTCACCAGGCCCTCGTGGGCCCCCCGCTGCCTGGGCCCCCTGGACCACCTATGATGCTGCCACCAATGGCTCGGGCCCCCGGACCGCCCTTGGGCTCCATGGCTGCGCTGAGGCCTCCTCTG GAAGAGCCAGCAACACCCCGAGAGCTGGGCCTAGGCCTGGGGTTGGGcctgaaagagaaggaagaggctgtGGTGGCAGCAGcggctgggctggaggaggctAGTGCAGCAGTGGCGGTGGGAGCCGGGGGCGCCCCAGCTGGCCCTGCAGTCATTGGGCCCAGCCTGCCACTGGCCCTGGCCATGCCTCTGCCTGAGCCTGaacccctgcccctcccactgGAAGTTGTGCGAGGCCTACTGCCCCCACTGCGCATTCCTGAGCTCCTGTCCCTGCGTCCGAGACCCCGGCCACCTCGGCCTGAACCACCCCCTGGCCTCATGGCTCTTGAG GTGCCGGAACCTCTGAGTGAGGACAAGAAGAAAGGGAAACCAGAGAAACTGAAGCGCTGCATTCGCACAGCAGCTGGGAGCAGCTGGGAGGACCCCAGCCTGCTAGAGTGGGATGCAG ATGACTTCCGGATCTTCTGTGGGGACCTGGGCAACGAGGTGAACGATGACATCTTGGCCCGAGCCTTCAGCCGCTTCCCATCCTTCCTTAAGGCTAAGGTTATTCGCGACAAGCGCACAGGCAAGACCAAGGGTTATGGCTTTGTCAGCTTTAAGGACCCCAGTGACTATGTGCGCGCCATGCGTGAGATGAACG GGAAGTATGTGGGCTCACGCCCCATCAAGCTGCGCAAGAGCATGTGGAAGGACCGGAACCTGGACGTGGTGCGcaagaagcagaaggagaagaagaaattgGGCCTGAGATAG
- the HAUS5 gene encoding HAUS augmin-like complex subunit 5, translating to MATLVPLTDMAMEQNLQRMQDTQRRALLLRAQAGAMRRQQRELQDPMQRLQNQLKRLQDIERKAKVDINFGPLISAALGLEPAVLHDVRTACSLRTQFLQSLLSPQAQGGGVLTLQDDHFGTSYQQWLSSVESLLTNHPPGHVLAALQHLAAEREAEIQSLCSVDGLQDMERTRSQAPNQSDSSQTLPSVVHLIQEGWRSVGELVTQREPLLKEHQVLTLRLQGLMEKADRCILGSSERQTLVLGLRVCALWAELKALRALSQELEEATGRRQILLQELQAKQQRILRWRQLVEETQEQIRLLIKGNSASKTRLCRSPEEVLALVQRKVVPTSEAVAPQSQELVRCLEQEAQHLPHLPLGPLLQHSPGGLQPLPTILPSIHQLHPASPRGSSLIALSHTLGLPAGKAPELLLPRAASLRQDLLFLQDQQSLRRWYLLHMKTNLPPGPSTQELLRIQESQEKEQKESLGQALKRLENLLKQALKRVPELQGVVGDWWEQPGQAALSRELCQGLSLSQWQLRWVQAQGALQQLCR from the exons ATGGCCACCCTTGTTCCTCTCACAGACATGGCCATGGAGCAGAACCTACAGAGAATGCAAGATACCCAGCGCCGTGCTCTCCTCCTCCGGGCTCAAGCTGGGGCCATGCGAAGACAGCAGCGTGAGCTCCAGGATCCCATGCAGCGACTGCAGAATCAGCTCAAGCGCTTGCAGGACATAGAGAG GAAGGCCAAAGTGGATATAAACTTTGGACCCTTGATATCAGCAGCCCTGGGCCTGGAGCCTGCGGTCCTG CACGATGTCCGAACAGCCTGCAGCCTCCGAACCCAGTTCCTGCAGAGCCTCCTGAGTCCTCAGGCCCAGGGAGGCGGCGTTCT AACCCTGCAAGATGACCACTTTGGAACTTCCTACCAGCAGTGGCTTAGCTCAGTGGAG aGCCTACTGACAAACCACCCACCAGGCCACGTCCTGGCTGCCTTGCAGCATCTGGCTGCAGAGCGGGAGGCAGAGATCCAGTCCCTGTGCAGTGTGGATGGGCTCCAGGATATGGAGAGAACCAG GTCCCAGGCACCAAACCAGTCAGACTCCAGCCAGACCCTGCCATCCGTGGTGCATCTCATCCAG GAGGGCTGGCGGTCTGTGGGTGAGCTGGTCACCCAGCGGGAACCCCTCCTGAAGGAGCATCAAGTCCTGACCCTGCGCCTCCAGGGCCTGATGGAGAAGGCTGATAGATGTATCCTGGGATCCAGCGAGAG GCAGACTTTGGTGCTGGGGCTCCGGGTCTGTGCCCTGTGGGCTGAACTCAAGGCCCTGCGTGCCCTgagccaggagctggaggaggccaCTGGGCGTCGGCAGATTCTGCTCCAGGAGCTACAGGCCAAACAGCAACGGATCTTACGCTGGCGGCAACTAGTG gaggagacacaggagcagATCCGCCTGCTCATCAAGGGCAACTCAGCCAGCAAGACACGCCTGTGCCGGAGCCCCGAGGAG GTGCTAGCTTTGGTTCAGCGAAAAGTGGTCCCCACGTCTGAGGCGGTGGCTCCACAGAGCCAGGAACTGGTGCGGTGTCTGGAGCAGGAAGCCCAGCACCTGCCCCATCTTCCTCTGGGCCCCTTGCTGCAGCACAGCCCCGGAGG ATTGCAGCCCCTCCCCACTATCCTGCCATCCATCCACCAGCTGCATCCTGCATCCCCAAGGGGCTCCAGCCTCATAGCACTGAGCCACACGCTGGGGCTGCCTGCAGGAAAG GCTCCGGAGCTGCTCCTCCCGAGGGCTGCCTCTCTTCGCCAGGACCTTCTGTTCCTCCAGGACCAACAAAGTCTCCGACGCTGGTATCTGCTCCACATGAAGACCAACCTGCCACCAGGACCGTCCACCCAGG AGCTGCTGCGGATCCAGGAATCCCAGGAAAAGGAGCAGAAGGAGAGCCTGGGACAGGCTCTGAAGCGGCTGGAGAACCTGCTGAAACAAGCACTGAAGCGAGTCCCTGAGCTTCAGGGAGTTGTGGGGGACTG gtggGAGCAGCCAGGACAAGCCGCCCTTTCCAGGGAGCTCTGCCAAGGCCTGTCGCTGTCCCAGTGGCAGCTGCGCTGGGTCCAGGCCCAAGGTGCCCTGCAGCAGTTGTGCAGATGA
- the HAUS5 gene encoding HAUS augmin-like complex subunit 5 isoform X1 translates to MELAQQARELGCWAAEEMEVPVAARVPESTLRRLCLGQGADIWAYVLRHVHSQRNVRKIRGNLLWYGHQDNPEARRKLELEADVARLRAEILELDQSLELMEQETEAQDMAMEQNLQRMQDTQRRALLLRAQAGAMRRQQRELQDPMQRLQNQLKRLQDIERKAKVDINFGPLISAALGLEPAVLHDVRTACSLRTQFLQSLLSPQAQGGGVLTLQDDHFGTSYQQWLSSVESLLTNHPPGHVLAALQHLAAEREAEIQSLCSVDGLQDMERTRSQAPNQSDSSQTLPSVVHLIQEGWRSVGELVTQREPLLKEHQVLTLRLQGLMEKADRCILGSSERQTLVLGLRVCALWAELKALRALSQELEEATGRRQILLQELQAKQQRILRWRQLVEETQEQIRLLIKGNSASKTRLCRSPEEVLALVQRKVVPTSEAVAPQSQELVRCLEQEAQHLPHLPLGPLLQHSPGGLQPLPTILPSIHQLHPASPRGSSLIALSHTLGLPAGKAPELLLPRAASLRQDLLFLQDQQSLRRWYLLHMKTNLPPGPSTQELLRIQESQEKEQKESLGQALKRLENLLKQALKRVPELQGVVGDWWEQPGQAALSRELCQGLSLSQWQLRWVQAQGALQQLCR, encoded by the exons ATGGAGTTAGCGCAGCAAGCGCGGGAACTGGGTTGCTGGGCGGCGGAAGAGATGGAGGTGCCCGTGGCGGCCCGGGTCCCGGAGTCGACGCTGCGCAG GCTGTGTCTGGGCCAGGGGGCCGACATCTGGGCCTACGTTTTGCGGCACGTGCACAGCCAGAG GAACGTCAGGAAGATCCGGGGAAACCTGCTCTG GTATGGCCACCAGGACAATCCAGAG GCCCGCCGGAAGTTGGAGTTGGAAGCCGATGTTGCCCGCCTGCGGGCAGAGATCCTGGAGTTAGACCAGAGCCTGGAGCTGATGGAGcaagagactgaggctcagg ACATGGCCATGGAGCAGAACCTACAGAGAATGCAAGATACCCAGCGCCGTGCTCTCCTCCTCCGGGCTCAAGCTGGGGCCATGCGAAGACAGCAGCGTGAGCTCCAGGATCCCATGCAGCGACTGCAGAATCAGCTCAAGCGCTTGCAGGACATAGAGAG GAAGGCCAAAGTGGATATAAACTTTGGACCCTTGATATCAGCAGCCCTGGGCCTGGAGCCTGCGGTCCTG CACGATGTCCGAACAGCCTGCAGCCTCCGAACCCAGTTCCTGCAGAGCCTCCTGAGTCCTCAGGCCCAGGGAGGCGGCGTTCT AACCCTGCAAGATGACCACTTTGGAACTTCCTACCAGCAGTGGCTTAGCTCAGTGGAG aGCCTACTGACAAACCACCCACCAGGCCACGTCCTGGCTGCCTTGCAGCATCTGGCTGCAGAGCGGGAGGCAGAGATCCAGTCCCTGTGCAGTGTGGATGGGCTCCAGGATATGGAGAGAACCAG GTCCCAGGCACCAAACCAGTCAGACTCCAGCCAGACCCTGCCATCCGTGGTGCATCTCATCCAG GAGGGCTGGCGGTCTGTGGGTGAGCTGGTCACCCAGCGGGAACCCCTCCTGAAGGAGCATCAAGTCCTGACCCTGCGCCTCCAGGGCCTGATGGAGAAGGCTGATAGATGTATCCTGGGATCCAGCGAGAG GCAGACTTTGGTGCTGGGGCTCCGGGTCTGTGCCCTGTGGGCTGAACTCAAGGCCCTGCGTGCCCTgagccaggagctggaggaggccaCTGGGCGTCGGCAGATTCTGCTCCAGGAGCTACAGGCCAAACAGCAACGGATCTTACGCTGGCGGCAACTAGTG gaggagacacaggagcagATCCGCCTGCTCATCAAGGGCAACTCAGCCAGCAAGACACGCCTGTGCCGGAGCCCCGAGGAG GTGCTAGCTTTGGTTCAGCGAAAAGTGGTCCCCACGTCTGAGGCGGTGGCTCCACAGAGCCAGGAACTGGTGCGGTGTCTGGAGCAGGAAGCCCAGCACCTGCCCCATCTTCCTCTGGGCCCCTTGCTGCAGCACAGCCCCGGAGG ATTGCAGCCCCTCCCCACTATCCTGCCATCCATCCACCAGCTGCATCCTGCATCCCCAAGGGGCTCCAGCCTCATAGCACTGAGCCACACGCTGGGGCTGCCTGCAGGAAAG GCTCCGGAGCTGCTCCTCCCGAGGGCTGCCTCTCTTCGCCAGGACCTTCTGTTCCTCCAGGACCAACAAAGTCTCCGACGCTGGTATCTGCTCCACATGAAGACCAACCTGCCACCAGGACCGTCCACCCAGG AGCTGCTGCGGATCCAGGAATCCCAGGAAAAGGAGCAGAAGGAGAGCCTGGGACAGGCTCTGAAGCGGCTGGAGAACCTGCTGAAACAAGCACTGAAGCGAGTCCCTGAGCTTCAGGGAGTTGTGGGGGACTG gtggGAGCAGCCAGGACAAGCCGCCCTTTCCAGGGAGCTCTGCCAAGGCCTGTCGCTGTCCCAGTGGCAGCTGCGCTGGGTCCAGGCCCAAGGTGCCCTGCAGCAGTTGTGCAGATGA
- the HAUS5 gene encoding HAUS augmin-like complex subunit 5 isoform X2, protein MAMEQNLQRMQDTQRRALLLRAQAGAMRRQQRELQDPMQRLQNQLKRLQDIERKAKVDINFGPLISAALGLEPAVLHDVRTACSLRTQFLQSLLSPQAQGGGVLTLQDDHFGTSYQQWLSSVESLLTNHPPGHVLAALQHLAAEREAEIQSLCSVDGLQDMERTRSQAPNQSDSSQTLPSVVHLIQEGWRSVGELVTQREPLLKEHQVLTLRLQGLMEKADRCILGSSERQTLVLGLRVCALWAELKALRALSQELEEATGRRQILLQELQAKQQRILRWRQLVEETQEQIRLLIKGNSASKTRLCRSPEEVLALVQRKVVPTSEAVAPQSQELVRCLEQEAQHLPHLPLGPLLQHSPGGLQPLPTILPSIHQLHPASPRGSSLIALSHTLGLPAGKAPELLLPRAASLRQDLLFLQDQQSLRRWYLLHMKTNLPPGPSTQELLRIQESQEKEQKESLGQALKRLENLLKQALKRVPELQGVVGDWWEQPGQAALSRELCQGLSLSQWQLRWVQAQGALQQLCR, encoded by the exons ATGGCCATGGAGCAGAACCTACAGAGAATGCAAGATACCCAGCGCCGTGCTCTCCTCCTCCGGGCTCAAGCTGGGGCCATGCGAAGACAGCAGCGTGAGCTCCAGGATCCCATGCAGCGACTGCAGAATCAGCTCAAGCGCTTGCAGGACATAGAGAG GAAGGCCAAAGTGGATATAAACTTTGGACCCTTGATATCAGCAGCCCTGGGCCTGGAGCCTGCGGTCCTG CACGATGTCCGAACAGCCTGCAGCCTCCGAACCCAGTTCCTGCAGAGCCTCCTGAGTCCTCAGGCCCAGGGAGGCGGCGTTCT AACCCTGCAAGATGACCACTTTGGAACTTCCTACCAGCAGTGGCTTAGCTCAGTGGAG aGCCTACTGACAAACCACCCACCAGGCCACGTCCTGGCTGCCTTGCAGCATCTGGCTGCAGAGCGGGAGGCAGAGATCCAGTCCCTGTGCAGTGTGGATGGGCTCCAGGATATGGAGAGAACCAG GTCCCAGGCACCAAACCAGTCAGACTCCAGCCAGACCCTGCCATCCGTGGTGCATCTCATCCAG GAGGGCTGGCGGTCTGTGGGTGAGCTGGTCACCCAGCGGGAACCCCTCCTGAAGGAGCATCAAGTCCTGACCCTGCGCCTCCAGGGCCTGATGGAGAAGGCTGATAGATGTATCCTGGGATCCAGCGAGAG GCAGACTTTGGTGCTGGGGCTCCGGGTCTGTGCCCTGTGGGCTGAACTCAAGGCCCTGCGTGCCCTgagccaggagctggaggaggccaCTGGGCGTCGGCAGATTCTGCTCCAGGAGCTACAGGCCAAACAGCAACGGATCTTACGCTGGCGGCAACTAGTG gaggagacacaggagcagATCCGCCTGCTCATCAAGGGCAACTCAGCCAGCAAGACACGCCTGTGCCGGAGCCCCGAGGAG GTGCTAGCTTTGGTTCAGCGAAAAGTGGTCCCCACGTCTGAGGCGGTGGCTCCACAGAGCCAGGAACTGGTGCGGTGTCTGGAGCAGGAAGCCCAGCACCTGCCCCATCTTCCTCTGGGCCCCTTGCTGCAGCACAGCCCCGGAGG ATTGCAGCCCCTCCCCACTATCCTGCCATCCATCCACCAGCTGCATCCTGCATCCCCAAGGGGCTCCAGCCTCATAGCACTGAGCCACACGCTGGGGCTGCCTGCAGGAAAG GCTCCGGAGCTGCTCCTCCCGAGGGCTGCCTCTCTTCGCCAGGACCTTCTGTTCCTCCAGGACCAACAAAGTCTCCGACGCTGGTATCTGCTCCACATGAAGACCAACCTGCCACCAGGACCGTCCACCCAGG AGCTGCTGCGGATCCAGGAATCCCAGGAAAAGGAGCAGAAGGAGAGCCTGGGACAGGCTCTGAAGCGGCTGGAGAACCTGCTGAAACAAGCACTGAAGCGAGTCCCTGAGCTTCAGGGAGTTGTGGGGGACTG gtggGAGCAGCCAGGACAAGCCGCCCTTTCCAGGGAGCTCTGCCAAGGCCTGTCGCTGTCCCAGTGGCAGCTGCGCTGGGTCCAGGCCCAAGGTGCCCTGCAGCAGTTGTGCAGATGA
- the RBM42 gene encoding RNA-binding protein 42 (The RefSeq protein has 1 substitution compared to this genomic sequence), with protein sequence MAGAGPAPGLPGAGGPVVPGPGAGIPGKSGEERLKEMEAEMALFEQEVLGAPVTGIPTAVPAVPTVPTVEAMQVPAAPVIRPIIATNTYQQVQQTLEARAAAAATVVPPMVGGPPFVGPVGFGPGDRSHLDSPEAREAMFLRRAAAGPRPMALRPPHQALVGPPLPGPPGPPMMLPPMARAPGPPLGSMAALRPPLEEPATPRELGLGLGLGLKEKEEAVVAAAAGLEEASAVVAVGAGGAPAGPAVIGPSLPLALAMPLPEPEPLPLPLEVVRGLLPPLRIPELLSLRPRPRPPRPEPPPGLMALEVPEPLSEDKKKGKPEKLKRCIRTAAGSSWEDPSLLEWDADDFRIFCGDLGNEVNDDILARAFSRFPSFLKAKVIRDKRTGKTKGYGFVSFKDPSDYVRAMREMNGKYVGSRPIKLRKSMWKDRNLDVVRKKQKEKKKLGLR encoded by the exons ATGGCCGGAGCGGGGCCAGCCCCGGGCCTGCCGGGTGCAGGAGGACCCGTGGTTCCGGGTCCTGGTGCCGGCATCCCTGGAAAGAGCGGCGAGGAACGCTTGAAGGAGATGGAGGCGGAGATGGCCCT GTTTGAGCAGGAAGTTCTGGGGGCTCCCGTAACAGGAATCCCAACTGCCGTGCCTGCGGTGCCCACAGTCCCCACGGTTGAAGCGATGCAAGTCCCAGCAGCTCCTGTGATCCGCCCAATTATCGCGACCAACACATACCAGCAG GTCCAACAGACTCTGGAGGCCCGAGCAGCCGCTGCAGCCACAGTGGTTCCTCCCATGGTGGGTGGCCCGCCTTTTGTGGGTCCAG TTGGCTTTGGCCCTGGTGATCGGAGTCACCTGGACAGTCCAGAGGCTCGAGAAGCCATGTTCCTGCGGCGAGCAG CAGCTGGGCCCCGCCCTATGGCCTTGCGGCCCCCTCACCAGGCCCTCGTGGGCCCCCCGCTGCCTGGGCCCCCTGGACCACCTATGATGCTGCCACCAATGGCTCGGGCCCCCGGACCGCCCTTGGGCTCCATGGCTGCGCTGAGGCCTCCTCTG GAAGAGCCAGCAACACCCCGAGAGCTGGGCCTAGGCCTGGGGTTGGGcctgaaagagaaggaagaggctgtGGTGGCAGCAGcggctgggctggaggaggctAGTGCAGCAGTGGCGGTGGGAGCCGGGGGCGCCCCAGCTGGCCCTGCAGTCATTGGGCCCAGCCTGCCACTGGCCCTGGCCATGCCTCTGCCTGAGCCTGaacccctgcccctcccactgGAAGTTGTGCGAGGCCTACTGCCCCCACTGCGCATTCCTGAGCTCCTGTCCCTGCGTCCGAGACCCCGGCCACCTCGGCCTGAACCACCCCCTGGCCTCATGGCTCTTGAG GTGCCGGAACCTCTGAGTGAGGACAAGAAGAAAGGGAAACCAGAGAAACTGAAGCGCTGCATTCGCACAGCAGCTGGGAGCAGCTGGGAGGACCCCAGCCTGCTAGAGTGGGATGCAG ATGACTTCCGGATCTTCTGTGGGGACCTGGGCAACGAGGTGAACGATGACATCTTGGCCCGAGCCTTCAGCCGCTTCCCATCCTTCCTTAAGGCTAAGGTTATTCGCGACAAGCGCACAGGCAAGACCAAGGGTTATGGCTTTGTCAGCTTTAAGGACCCCAGTGACTATGTGCGCGCCATGCGTGAGATGAACG GGAAGTATGTGGGCTCACGCCCCATCAAGCTGCGCAAGAGCATGTGGAAGGACCGGAACCTGGACGTGGTGCGcaagaagcagaaggagaagaagaaattgGGCCTGAGATAG
- the RBM42 gene encoding RNA-binding protein 42 isoform X3, with protein MAGAGPAPGLPGAGGPVVPGPGAGIPGKSGEERLKEMEAEMALFEQEVLGAPVTGIPTAVPAVPTVPTVEAMQVPAAPVIRPIIATNTYQQVQQTLEARAAAAATVVPPMVGGPPFVGPAAGPRPMALRPPHQALVGPPLPGPPGPPMMLPPMARAPGPPLGSMAALRPPLEEPATPRELGLGLGLGLKEKEEAVVAAAAGLEEASAAVAVGAGGAPAGPAVIGPSLPLALAMPLPEPEPLPLPLEVVRGLLPPLRIPELLSLRPRPRPPRPEPPPGLMALEVPEPLSEDKKKGKPEKLKRCIRTAAGSSWEDPSLLEWDADDFRIFCGDLGNEVNDDILARAFSRFPSFLKAKVIRDKRTGKTKGYGFVSFKDPSDYVRAMREMNGKYVGSRPIKLRKSMWKDRNLDVVRKKQKEKKKLGLR; from the exons ATGGCCGGAGCGGGGCCAGCCCCGGGCCTGCCGGGTGCAGGAGGACCCGTGGTTCCGGGTCCTGGTGCCGGCATCCCTGGAAAGAGCGGCGAGGAACGCTTGAAGGAGATGGAGGCGGAGATGGCCCT GTTTGAGCAGGAAGTTCTGGGGGCTCCCGTAACAGGAATCCCAACTGCCGTGCCTGCGGTGCCCACAGTCCCCACGGTTGAAGCGATGCAAGTCCCAGCAGCTCCTGTGATCCGCCCAATTATCGCGACCAACACATACCAGCAG GTCCAACAGACTCTGGAGGCCCGAGCAGCCGCTGCAGCCACAGTGGTTCCTCCCATGGTGGGTGGCCCGCCTTTTGTGGGTCCAG CAGCTGGGCCCCGCCCTATGGCCTTGCGGCCCCCTCACCAGGCCCTCGTGGGCCCCCCGCTGCCTGGGCCCCCTGGACCACCTATGATGCTGCCACCAATGGCTCGGGCCCCCGGACCGCCCTTGGGCTCCATGGCTGCGCTGAGGCCTCCTCTG GAAGAGCCAGCAACACCCCGAGAGCTGGGCCTAGGCCTGGGGTTGGGcctgaaagagaaggaagaggctgtGGTGGCAGCAGcggctgggctggaggaggctAGTGCAGCAGTGGCGGTGGGAGCCGGGGGCGCCCCAGCTGGCCCTGCAGTCATTGGGCCCAGCCTGCCACTGGCCCTGGCCATGCCTCTGCCTGAGCCTGaacccctgcccctcccactgGAAGTTGTGCGAGGCCTACTGCCCCCACTGCGCATTCCTGAGCTCCTGTCCCTGCGTCCGAGACCCCGGCCACCTCGGCCTGAACCACCCCCTGGCCTCATGGCTCTTGAG GTGCCGGAACCTCTGAGTGAGGACAAGAAGAAAGGGAAACCAGAGAAACTGAAGCGCTGCATTCGCACAGCAGCTGGGAGCAGCTGGGAGGACCCCAGCCTGCTAGAGTGGGATGCAG ATGACTTCCGGATCTTCTGTGGGGACCTGGGCAACGAGGTGAACGATGACATCTTGGCCCGAGCCTTCAGCCGCTTCCCATCCTTCCTTAAGGCTAAGGTTATTCGCGACAAGCGCACAGGCAAGACCAAGGGTTATGGCTTTGTCAGCTTTAAGGACCCCAGTGACTATGTGCGCGCCATGCGTGAGATGAACG GGAAGTATGTGGGCTCACGCCCCATCAAGCTGCGCAAGAGCATGTGGAAGGACCGGAACCTGGACGTGGTGCGcaagaagcagaaggagaagaagaaattgGGCCTGAGATAG